The following are encoded in a window of Carya illinoinensis cultivar Pawnee chromosome 15, C.illinoinensisPawnee_v1, whole genome shotgun sequence genomic DNA:
- the LOC122297134 gene encoding UPF0481 protein At3g47200-like — translation MAQTLVYNATQPADDSIKKDHQIELKELIINIPPEPKEPPRWPDCCIYRVPKRLRELKKEAYTPRLVSIGPFHCMIKDQFKDMEQQKVRYFWSFCKRTGKSSKDLACIIERDENKIRQCYSENFDGILPEEFVTMILLDAIFILELFLRKSDGKTHEKDYILSQPCMERGIQLDLLLLENQLPFFVLEQLYQNGEPNTEKPTVLDLSNGFFGDLRTRNWQPNQPKCENHVKQCFTDLVGCGCPRQENQKASSPDPKPKPKHFTDLVRHFFCPTSKPEPEPEHGMCTDCYRPNQEQEDENKKPEPKHCMCSDCFRPNQEQEDAITVQRNKHLHGTATKLGEAGLKFTRPDSKRDLLEIRFRENVCLEMFPCFNLSWLLSCLPCLKSTCLVHVQRFLEVPPLLLDDKTESLFRNLMALEQCHYPSETYFCDYIVLLDDLITTREDVRLLVEKKIIVNELGSSTAVTDLVNNLALEIEESGTHYAELCEKLNTYYESNWNRLVGTLTGVYFPDIFKGSATVVGIIVLVLTLWNFHRLLRLSAANIGKY, via the coding sequence ATGGCACAGACATTGGTCTACAATGCAACACAGCCAGCCGATGATTCCATTAAAAAAGATCATCAAATTGAACTCAAAGAGCTGATCATTAACATTCCACCGGAGCCAAAGGAGCCTCCTCGTTGGCCGGATTGCTGTATCTACAGGGTTCCCAAGAGACTTCGCGAGCTCAAAAAAGAGGCCTATACCCCTCGGCTGGTTTCTATCGGCCCTTTTCATTGCATGATAAAAGATCAGTTTAAGGACATGGAGCAACAAAAAGTCAGATATTTTTGGTCTTTCTGTAAACGTACTGGGAAAAGCAGCAAGGATCTTGCATGCATCATCGAGCGCGATGAAAATAAAATCCGCCAGTGCTATTCAGAGAACTTTGACGGTATACTCCCTGAAGAATTTGTAACGATGATTCTACTGGATGCTATCTTTATACTTGAGCTCTTCCTCAGAAAATCTGATGGTAAAACTCatgaaaaagattatatattaaGCCAACCGTGCATGGAACGCGGCATACAGCTTGACCTGCTTCTACTCGAGAATCAGCTTCCTTTCTTTGTTCTTGAGCAGTTATACCAAAATGGGGAACCCAATACAGAAAAGCCAACTGTTCTTGACCTCTCTAATGGGTTTTTTGGTGATCTCCGTACTCGTAATTGGCAGCCAAATCAGCCCAAGTGTGAAAATCATGTAAAGCAGTGTTTCACAGATTTGGTGGGATGCGGTTGCCCTCGACAAGAAAACCAAAAAGCAAGCTCCCCAGACCCCAAACCCAAACCCAAGCATTTCACAGATTTGGTGAGACATTTTTTCTGTCCAACTTCAAAACCCGAACCCGAACCCGAGCATGGCATGTGCACAGATTGTTaccgtccaaaccaagaacaagaagatgaaaataaaaaacccgAACCCAAGCATTGCATGTGCTCAGATTGTTtccgtccaaaccaagaacaaGAAGACGCAATCACGGTTCAACGAAATAAACACCTACATGGTACTGCAACAAAGCTTGGCGAGGCAGGGTTGAAATTCACTAGGCCAGATTCAAaaagagatttacttgaaatacGATTTCGGGAGAATGTCTGCTTAGAAATGTTCCCGTGCTTCAATCTCTCGTGGCTGTTGTCTTGTTTACCATGCCTGAAAAGTACTTGCTTGGTCCATGTGCAACGTTTCTTGGAAGTCCCACCACTTCTGTTAGACGACAAAACCGAAAGTCTTTTCCGAAACCTGATGGCCTTGGAGCAGTGCCATTATCCATCTGAAACTTACTTCTGCGATTACATTGTGTTGTTGGATGATCTTATCACAACTAGAGAAGATGTAAGGTTGCTTGTTGAAAAGAAGATCATTGTTAACGAGTTAGGTTCCAGCACTGCAGTGACGGATCTGGTTAACAACCTCGCCCTGGAGATTGAAGAAAGTGGAACCCATTACGCCGAGCTCTGTGAAAAGCTTAATACGTACTACGAGAGCAATTGGAATCGTCTGGTGGGAACCTTGACTGGGGTGTATTTCCCCGACATTTTTAAAGGCAGTGCTACTGTTGTTGGAATTATAGTCCTCGTTCTCACTTTGTGGAATTTCCACAGGCTGCTTAGATTGAGTGCTGCCAACATTGGCAAGTACTAG